In one window of Carassius carassius chromosome 38, fCarCar2.1, whole genome shotgun sequence DNA:
- the LOC132119711 gene encoding ADP-ribosylation factor 4-like isoform X1, with amino-acid sequence MGNYFSQIFSRLFAKKQVRLLMVGLDAAWKTTVLYKLKLGEVVTTIPTIGFNVETVEYENISFTVWDVGGQTKIRGLWKYQYTEVRGLIFVVDSCDRDRIETAAEELKAMLAEDEMRDAVLLVLANKQDLPKAMAVPELTDRLGLHTLRGRQWFVQATCAVQGSGLYEGLDWLSDQLSRR; translated from the exons ATGGGCAACTATTTCTCTCAGATTTTCTCTCGTCTCTTTGCGAAAAAGCAGGTTAGGTTGCTAATGG TTGGTCTAGATGCAGCATGGAAAACAACAGTCCTCTACAAACTCAAACTTGGTGAAGTTGTCACAACTATTCCAACTATTG GATTTAATGTTGAAACAGTTGAATATGAAAACATCTCCTTCACTGTGTGGGATGTTGGCGGTCAGACCAAAATCAGAGGTCTTTGGAAATATCAGTACACTGAAGTAAGA GGTTTGATCTTTGTGGTGGACAGCTGTGATCGTGACCGGATTGAAACAGCAGCAGAGGAACTAAAGGCGATGCTGGCGGAGGACGAGATGAGAGACGCGGTTCTGTTAGTTCTTGCTAACAAGCAGGATTTACCCAAAGCCATGGCAGTCCCCGAGCTGACAGACAGACTGGGTTTACACACACTGAGAGGACGacag tGGTTTGTTCAGGCCACATGTGCAGTTCAAGGGTCAGGTTTATATGAAGGACTGGATTGGCTCTCGGATCAACTGTCCAGACGATAA
- the LOC132119711 gene encoding ADP-ribosylation factor 4-like isoform X2 has translation MGNYFSQIFSRLFAKKQVRLLMVGLDAAWKTTVLYKLKLGEVVTTIPTIGFNVETVEYENISFTVWDVGGQTKIRGLWKYQYTEGLIFVVDSCDRDRIETAAEELKAMLAEDEMRDAVLLVLANKQDLPKAMAVPELTDRLGLHTLRGRQWFVQATCAVQGSGLYEGLDWLSDQLSRR, from the exons ATGGGCAACTATTTCTCTCAGATTTTCTCTCGTCTCTTTGCGAAAAAGCAGGTTAGGTTGCTAATGG TTGGTCTAGATGCAGCATGGAAAACAACAGTCCTCTACAAACTCAAACTTGGTGAAGTTGTCACAACTATTCCAACTATTG GATTTAATGTTGAAACAGTTGAATATGAAAACATCTCCTTCACTGTGTGGGATGTTGGCGGTCAGACCAAAATCAGAGGTCTTTGGAAATATCAGTACACTGAA GGTTTGATCTTTGTGGTGGACAGCTGTGATCGTGACCGGATTGAAACAGCAGCAGAGGAACTAAAGGCGATGCTGGCGGAGGACGAGATGAGAGACGCGGTTCTGTTAGTTCTTGCTAACAAGCAGGATTTACCCAAAGCCATGGCAGTCCCCGAGCTGACAGACAGACTGGGTTTACACACACTGAGAGGACGacag tGGTTTGTTCAGGCCACATGTGCAGTTCAAGGGTCAGGTTTATATGAAGGACTGGATTGGCTCTCGGATCAACTGTCCAGACGATAA
- the LOC132119710 gene encoding ADP-ribosylation factor 4-like yields the protein MGLTISSVFSRLFGKKQMRILMVGLDAAGKTTILYKLKLGEIVTTIPTIGFNVETVEYKNICFTVWDVGGQDKIRPLWRHYFQNTQGLIFVVDSNDQERAQEAAEELQKMLQEDELRDAVLLVFSNKQDLPNAMAISEMTDKLGLQALRSRTWYVQATCATQGTGLYEGLDWLSEQLSKQ from the exons ATGGGTTTGACCATTTCGAGCGTCTTCTCTCGCTTGTTTGGGAAAAAACAGATGAGAATTCTCATGG TTGGTCTGGATGCTGCAGGGAAAACCACAATCCTCTACAAACTCAAACTGGGAGAAATAGTCACAACAATTCCAACGATAG GTTTTAACGTCGAGACGGTGGAATACAAGAACATTTGCTTCACCGTGTGGGATGTGGGTGGTCAGGATAAGATCAGGCCTCTTTGGAGACACTACTTCCAGAATACCCAG GGTCTGATCTTTGTGGTGGACAGTAACGATCAAGAGCGAGCACAGGAAGCAGCAGAAGAGCTTCAGAAGATG CTTCAGGAGGATGAGCTGAGAGACGCCGTTCTGCTggttttttcaaataaacaagatTTACCGAACGCAATGGCCATCAGCGAGATGACGGACAAACTCGGCCTGCAAGCACTCAGGAGCAGAACT TGGTATGTCCAGGCGACCTGTGCGACTCAAGGGACGGGTTTATACGAGGGATTAGACTGGCTTTCCGAGCAGCTCTCCAAACAGTAA
- the LOC132119116 gene encoding V-type proton ATPase subunit S1-like protein produces MASTWRPMSLALFYFVFLQISSSYEQLSAFVEGSSDDAPSQDIRVQQNGVDADGSVFVAEALQLYGWQLHAPPRRKLLQSPGMLLYSPLSVSYNGKTCILFRARKLAIRYRNHSLVDLTERIFSPNVPVDTKGSFCSKDKAILNLRFGDVEDLRGLSVRLQMSNTFYESAGQNWFTLDNVFIHYNWTHEAVFNATDVYAPSTNSYHCQHVSSLQKYDTLLVPSANTDHAASWHITFTDFQIQAFNVQSSKFAAASDCATFFTPAILMGLITSLILLLVLAYALHMVVHLKHIDRYEEHKTTVYFPRSTEAESTEKNNL; encoded by the exons ATGGCATCAACGTGGCGCCCAATGTctcttgcattattttattttgtcttccTGCAGATATCCTCGTCTTATGAGCAGCTGTCTGCCTTTGTGGAAGGAAG CTCAGATGATGCACCATCCCAAGACATCAGAGTCCAacaaa ATGGGGTGGACGCTGATGGCTCGGTGTTTGTGGCTGAAGCTCTGCAG CTGTATGGATGGCAGCTTCACGCTCCTCCACGCAGGAAGTTGCTTCAGTCTCCAGGAATGTTGCTTTATTCTCCTCTGAGTGTTTCATACAATGGCAAGACCTGCATCCTCTTCAGGGCCCGCAAACTAGCCATCAGGTACAGGAATCACAGTTTGGTGGACCTCACAGAGAGAATCTTCAGCCCAAATGTACCAGTTGACACCAAAGGCTCCTTCTGCAGCAAAGACAAAGCCAT ACTCAACCTACGTTTTGGCGACGTGGAAGATCTAAGAGGCCTCTCTGTCAG GCTACAGATGTCAAACACATTCTATGAGTCTGCGGGACAGAACTGGTTCACTCTGGATAATGTTTTCATCCATTACAACTGGACGCACGAGGCAGTGTTCAACGCTACAGATGTGTACGCGCCCTCCACCAACTCCTATCACTGCCAGCACGTCAGCAGCCTGCAGAAGTACGACACGCTGCTGGTACCCAGCGCCAACACTGACCACGCCGCAAGCTGGCACATAACCTTCACCGACTTCCAG ATCCAGGCGTTTAACGTTCAGTCCAGTAAGTTTGCGGCGGCCAGTGACTGCGCAACCTTCTTCACTCCTGCCATCCTGATGGGTCTGATCACATCTCTGATCCTGCTGCTGGTGCTGGCCTACGCGCTGCACATGGTGGTTCACCTGAAGCACATCGACCGCTACGAAGAGCACAAGACCACCGTCTACTTCCCTCGCAGCACAgaagcagagagcacagagaagAACAACCTCTAG